Proteins encoded in a region of the Populus nigra chromosome 3, ddPopNigr1.1, whole genome shotgun sequence genome:
- the LOC133688162 gene encoding probable pectinesterase/pectinesterase inhibitor 12, which produces MAFSILKLLLLLISSVFFTSTWALNTSSTTSLDAHLSTIRTFCNSRPYPDACFNSLKLSISINISPNIINLLLQTLQTAISEAGKLTNLFSNAGGSNIIERQRGTIQDCLELHQITVSSLQRSVSRVRAGDSRKLVDARAYLSAAVTNKNTCLEGLDSASGPLKPALLNSLTSTYQHVSNSLSMLPKSKNSKQGYKNRRLLGFPKWMSKKDRRILQSDEDEYDPSEELIVAADGTGNFSTITDAINFAPNNSYDRIIIRVREGVYAENVEIPINKTNIVLLGDGTDVTFITGNRSVVDGWTTFRSATLAVSGDGFLALDITIDNTAGPEKHQAVALRVSADLVALYRCSINGYQDTLYVHSFRQFYRECDISGTIDYLFGNAAVVFQACNIISRKPLPNQFTVITAQSKETPDEYTGISIQNCSILATEDLYSNSNTVRSYLGRPWKVYSTTVVLESYIDDFINPEGWSKWSNDDDQGLDTLYYGEYENYGPGSGTENRVTWAGYHVMDDNDAYNFTVSYFITGDEWLDSTSIPYYDGI; this is translated from the exons ATGGCTTTCTCCATTCTAAAGCTTCTTCTCCTGCTCATTTCTTCTGTCTTCTTCACTTCTACATGGGCTCTCAACACATCTTCTACAACTTCTCTAGACGCCCATCTCTCTACAATAAGAACTTTTTGCAATAGCAGACCATATCCAGATGCCTGCTTTAACTCGTTAAAACTTTCCATCTCAATAAACATCAGTCCAAACATCATCAACTTGCTCCTCCAAACCCTCCAAACTGCGATATCTGAGGCCGGAAAACTAACCAATCTATTCTCAAATGCTGGTGGTTCAAACATCATTGAAAGACAAAGAGGAACAATCCAAGATTGCTTAGAACTACATCAAATCACGGTCTCATCCTTACAAAGATCAGTTTCAAGAGTCCGTGCAGGTGATTCTCGTAAACTAGTTGATGCAAGGGCCTATCTTAGTGCAGCAGTCACCAACAAGAACACTTGCTTAGAAGGCCTAGATTCTGCTTCTGGTCCTTTGAAGCCTGCTTTATTGAATAGCTTGACTAGTACATATCAGCATGTTAGCAACTCTCTTTCAATGCTTCCTAAGTCAAAAAACAGCAAGCAGGGTTATAAAAACCGTCGCCTTTTAGGATTTCCAAAATGGATGTCAAAGAAAGATCGCCGGATTTTGCAAAGTGATGAAGATGAATATGACCCTAGTGAAGAGCTTATAGTAGCTGCTGATGGCACTGGAAATTTTAGTACCATCACTGATGCCATAAACTTTGCTCCAAATAATAGTTATGATAGAATAATTATTCGAGTTAGAGAAGGAGTATACGCGGAGAATGTGGAAATTCCGATCAACAAAACCAACATTGTTTTGCTTGGAGATGGAACTGACGTCACTTTCATTACTGGTAACAGAAGTGTAGTTGATGGTTGGACTACTTTCAGATCTGCAACTCTTG CGGTATCTGGTGATGGTTTTCTGGCACTGGACATAACCATTGACAACACAGCTGGACCAGAGAAGCACCAGGCAGTTGCCCTTCGAGTAAGTGCAGACCTAGTAGCACTCTACAGGTGCTCCATTAATGGCTACCAGGATACATTATATGTGCACTCATTTCGACAATTTTATCGAGAGTGTGACATATCCGGGACCATAGATTACCTATTCGGCAATGCTGCAGTAGTCTTCCAGGCATGTAATATTATATCCAGAAAGCCACTGCCTAACCAATTCACAGTCATTACTGCCCAGTCTAAAGAAACCCCAGATGAGTATACAGGAATCTCGATACAAAATTGTTCAATTTTGGCTACAGAAGATTTGTACTCCAACTCAAACACTGTTAGGAGCTACCTCGGGAGGCCATGGAAAGTTTATTCAACGACAGTTGTTCTTGAGTCCTACATTGATGATTTCATTAATCCAGAAGGTTGGAGCAAGTGGTCTAATGATGATGATCAAGGATTAGACACTTTGTATTATGGAGAGTACGAAAATTATGGGCCTGGTTCTGGGACCGAAAACCGGGTTACATGGGCAGGGTACCATGTGATGGATGATAATGATGCTTATAATTTTACAGTATCATATTTCATAACTGGTGATGAATGGCTGGATTCCACTTCAATTCCTTATTATGATGGGATTTAA
- the LOC133688057 gene encoding putative pectinesterase/pectinesterase inhibitor 45 — translation MVFQDFDQLSERRKLERQQKLRKKIIIGSVSSIAFFVIVGAGVFALVSNHNISSQGSNGGSPSTVSQPVESAKPTSHVARVIKTVCNATTYQDTCQNILEKGMGKDPSSVQPKDLLKIAIKAADKEIEQVLKKASSFKFDKPREKAAFDDCLELIEDAKEELKHCIDRVGNDIGKLTKNAPDLNNWLSAVMSYQQTCIDGFPEGKLKSDMEKTFKAARELTSNSLAMVSSLASFLKNFSFSGTLNRRLLAEEYNSPSLDKDGLPGWTSDEDRRILKGANQDKPKPDVTVAKDGSGDFKTISEALAAMPAKYEGRYVIFVKQGIYDETVTVTKKMVNITMYGDGSQKTIVTGNKNFADGVQTFRTATFAVLGEGFLCKAMGFRNTAGPEKHQAVAIRVQADRAIFLNCRFEGYQDTLYAQTHRQFYRSCVITGTVDFIFGDAAAIFQNCLITVRKPLENQQNIVTAQGRIDGHETTGIVLQNCRIEPDKGLVPVKTKIRSYLGRPWKEFSRTVIMDSTIGDFIHPDGWLPWQGDFGLKTLYYAEYNNKGIGAQTNARIKWRGYHIIKKEEAMKFTVETFYQVDWISATGSPVRLGL, via the exons ATGGTTTTCCAAGATTTTGATCAACTATCAGAGCGAAGAAAATTAGAAAGGCAGCAAAAACTCAGAAAGAAAATTATCATTGGTTCGGTTTCAAGCATTGCCTTCTTTGTTATAGTTGGTGCTGGAGTTTTTGCCCTTGTTTCTAATCACAATATTAGCAGCCAAGGAAGCAATGGAGGATCACCATCAACTGTATCTCAGCCTGTAGAATCCGCAAAACCGACTTCGCATGTTGCAAGGGTTATCAAGACTGTATGTAATGCTACCACTTATCAGGATACATGCCAAAACATCCTCGAGAAGGGGATGGGAAAGGACCCTTCTTCAGTTCAACCCAAGGATCTTCTCAAGATAGCAATCAAAGCAGCCGATAAAGAGATAGAGCAGGTTCTAAAGAAAGCCTCCTCGTTCAAATTCGACAAGCCACGGGAGAAAGCGGCATTTGATGATTGTCTAGAACTCATTGAGGATGCAAAAGAAGAATTGAAACACTGTATTGACCGTGTTGGTAATGATATAGGAAAGCTGACTAAAAATGCCCCGGACTTGAACAATTGGCTGAGTGCGGTCATGTCTTACCAACAAACTTGCATTGATGGATTCCCCGAAGGGAAATTGAAATCTGACATGGAAAAGACCTTTAAGGCAGCCAGAGAGCTCACCAGCAATTCCCTTGCAATGGTCTCATCATTGGCTTCATTCCTGAAAAACTTCTCCTTTTCCGGAACACTTAACCGTCGCCTTCTGGCTGAGGAATACAATTCACCCTCATTGGACAAGGATGGCCTTCCTGGATGGACGAGTGACGAGGATCGGAGGATCTTGAAGGGTGCTAATCAAGACAAGCCAAAACCAGATGTTACTGTGGCAAAAGATGGTAGTGGAGACTTCAAAACTATTTCCGAAGCATTGGCAGCCATGCCAGCAAAATACGAAGGACG GTATGTTATCTTTGTTAAACAAGGAATTTACGATGAGACCGTGACCGTGACAAAGAAGATGGTAAATATCACCATGTATGGTGATGGATCACAAAAGACCATTGTTACAGGGAACAAAAATTTTGCTGATGGAGTTCAGACTttcagaactgcaacttttg CGGTGTTAGGAGAAGGATTTTTGTGCAAAGCTATGGGATTCAGAAACACAGCAGGTCCAGAGAAACATCAGGCTGTGGCCATCAGAGTCCAAGCTGATCGTGCAATATTCCTCAACTGTCGTTTTGAAGGATACCAAGATACCTTGTATGCACAAACTCACCGCCAATTCTACAGAAGCTGTGTCATTACCGGCACTGTTGATTTCATCTTTGGGGATGCAGCTGCTATCTTCCAGAACTGCCTTATTACTGTCAGGAAACCATTGGAAAACCAACAAAATATTGTTACAGCCCAGGGTAGGATCGATGGACATGAAACTACAGGAATTGTTCTTCAAAATTGTCGCATCGAGCCAGACAAGGGCTTGGTTCCTGTGAAGACCAAGATCAGGAGTTACCTTGGAAGGCCTTGGAAGGAATTTTCAAGAACAGTTATAATGGATTCAACAATTGGTGATTTTATTCACCCTGATGGATGGCTACCATGGCAGGGAGACTTTGGGCTCAAAACTCTTTATTATGCAGAGTACAACAATAAAGGAATTGGTGCCCAAACAAATGCTAGGATCAAGTGGCGTGGCTATCATATCATTAAGAAAGAAGAGGCCATGAAATTTACCGTGGAGACTTTCTATCAAGTGGATTGGATTAGTGCTACTGGCTCCCCTGTTCGCCTTGGCTTGTAA